The nucleotide window CTGTATCAGGCCGTCCCGCAGGGACTTGGGCGCGACCAGCAGGCGGCGGTAGGTCTCCCGCCGCGAGTAGCCGGAGAGCCGGTTGAACAGGTCCGAGAGGTCGGCGCCGACCTGCGGGTCGGCGGTCAGCAGCCCCAGGTCCTCGTAGAGCCGGGCCGTCTTGGGGTGGTAATTGCCGGTCCCCACATGGGAGTAGCGGCGCAGCATCTCGCCTTCCTGGCGGACGACCAGCGAGAGCTTGCAGTGCGTCTTGAGGCCGACCAGCCCGTAGACGACGTGACAGCCGGACTCCTCCAGCTTCCGGGCCCACTTGATGTTGGCCTGCTCGTCGAAGCGGGCCTTGATCTCGACCAGGACGAGGACCTGCTTGCCGGACTCCGCGGCGTCTATCAGGGCGTCGACGATCGGGGAGTCGCCGGAGGTGCGGTAGAGCGTCTGCTTGATCGCGAGGACGTCCGGGTCGGCGGCGGCCTGCTCCAGGAACGCCTGGACGGAGGTGGAGAAGGAGTCGTAGGGGTGGTGCAGGAGGACGTCGCGGGCGCGCAGGGCGGCGAAGATGTCCGGGGCGGAGGCGGACTCCACCTCGGCGAGGTCGCGGTGGGTGCCGGCCACGAATTTGGGGTACTTCAGCTCGGGCCGGTCCAGGGCCCCGATCCCGAAGAGGCCGGTGAGGTCCAGCGGGCCGGGCAGCGGGTAGACCTCGGCGTCGGAGATCTTCAGCTCCTGGACGAGCAGATCGAGCACGGCCGGGTCGATGGACTCCTCGACCTCCAGGCGCACCGGCGGGCCGAAGCGCCGCCGCATCAGCTCCTTCTCCAGGGCCTGGAGGAGGTTCTCCGCGTCGTCCTCCTCGACCTCCAGGTCTTCGTTGCGGGTGACCCGGAACATGTGGTGGGCGCGCACCTCCATCCCCGGGAACAGCTCCTCCAGGTGGGCGGCGATGACGTCCTCGATGGGGACGTAGCGCTGCGGGGAGGCCTCCAGGAAGCGGGAGAGCAGCGGCGGCACCTTGACCCGCGCGAAGTGGTCGTGGCCGCTGACCGGGTTGCGTACGACGACGGCCAGATTCAGCGAGAGGCCGGAGATGTACGGGAAGGGGTGCGCGGGGTCCACGGCCAGGGGCGTGAGCACCGGGAAGATCTGCTGGCGGAAGAGCGTGAACAGGCGGGCCTGCTCCTTCTCGGTCAGCTCGGGCCAGCGGATCAGATGGATGCCCTGGTCGGCCAGCTCGGGGGCGACGTCCTGCTGGAAACAGGCGGCGTGCCGGGCCATGAGCTCACGCGAGCGGGTCCAGATCAGATCCAGCACCTCACGGGGCTGGAGTCCGGAGGCGGAGCGGGTGGCGACGCCGGTGGCTATCCGTCGCTTGAGTCCGGCGACCCGGACCATGAAGAACTCGTCCAGGTTGCTGGCGAAAATCGCAAGGAAGTTCGCCCGTTCGAGGAGCGGGGTGGCCGGGTCCTCGGCCAGTTCCAGCACCCGCTCGTTGAAGGCCAGCCAGCTGCGCTCGCGGTCCAGGAACCGGTCACCGGGCAGTTCCTCGCCGTCCACGCCCACCACGCCGCTGTCCTCGTACGCATCGGGATCGGCGTCGAGGTCGGGTTCCAGCCCGGGCACCGTCCCCCGGACCGCCTGCGGGCGGTGCGCGGCGATGGAGCCCACGGACGGCTGGGCCGAGGGGGCCGCGGCCTTGGGGGGCTTCGGGGTCGACGTCTCGGGCTGGACCTGTGCCTGAGCGCTGGGCTGCTGGTTCATGTCCTTATTCTTCCGCGTACCCGGGGTTCCAGGCGCGTCAGGAAGAGGCGGCGGCGCGACATGGAGCCTGGGAGTCGGGACGTTCGGCACAGCGGGCTGCATTCAGCGATGCTCGCAAGCGACGTTGAATCGCCGGTAACGCGGATATGGCGGCCAGGCAAGCGGGGTGCTACTCCCCGGGGTATTCCGGGGGTGCCGGGCCCGGGCCGCCGGGGGTGTCCGGGCCCGTGTCCGGGTCCGCGGCCCGGCGCGTGACGCTGTGCGGGGACGTCCGGTCCGGTGCCGTCGGGCGGCGCGGGACGCCGGGGGCGGCGCCTCCCGGAGTCCGTTCCGGCGCCGGGCTCCGCGGTGCGGCGCGCCCCTGGTGCCTGCCCCGACGCGGCCGTAGTCACACGCCCGATTATAGACGGGAAATGCCCGGCCCTTTTGGATCACATTTGATCAAGCGGCAGGGTACGGAAAGGGGGCCGAAGGGGGCCGCCTGTTTCCGTTTCCCCGTTTATCAAGGATGCGACTTCCCACTTTGTTGGCCGCTCGTATGCGTTCGGGGCGGCGGGGAAGGCGTGGCGGGAGGCCGGAAGCCCGACCGGCCGGGCGGGGACTGCGCGCGATGCCTTGCGGGCGGGCGTGGTCGCCGGCCGCCCCGTCCGCCGCGGCGTACGGCGAACGGCGAACGGCGAACGGCGAACAGCGAACGGGGCCCGGCCTCAAGGCATTTGGTCACCGGAACGCTCCGCCACCCTCCCCCGGGAAGGAAATCCTCCCGGGGAAAGGAGAGACGGAGCGCAATGCACCGGAGAAGGAAATACGGGAGAGCGCGGAGGGGGTGGAGGGGGAGGAGGGGGTAATTCACCGAGCGGCCGCGGACCGGGAAAAGCCGGAAAGCGCCGTAAAAGGCCGGGGACCCCGCCCGCGCCCCCTCACCCGTGCCGGCGCCGCATCACCCGGAAGGCGAGCACGGTCAGTACCACCGCCGCCACCAGCACGATCCCGGCCTCGGTCCACGCCAGGGGCCAGTGGTGCGACACCGGGTGGTGGTCCATGTACTGGCCGGCCACGTGGTGCCGGCGCAGACAGCCGGTGAAGTCCTGGTCGGGGCGGCACGGCAGCTCGGGCAGCCGCTCGCCCGAGGTGGTGTAGTACCCCTGCCCCACCAGCCAGGAGCTGTCCGGCACCTGGGTGGGCTCATCGGTCCCGAACTTGGTCGTGGTGAGCGGCATCAGATAGGGCCTGAGCTGTATGAACGCCGCCTGCACCAGGACCGTGGCGGTCAGCGTGACACCCATCGCCACGACCGTGCGGCGCAGCAGCAGACCGGTCAGCGTGCCGATCGCCAGGCCCAGCAGGGAGTAGGCGACGGGCACCGGGCCGAGCGAGTTGAAGCCGAGGGTGGAATACCAGTACGCACCGGACACCTCGTCGCCGCCGACCTGCCAGAGCCAGGTGTAGGCCGCCGACAGCAGCGTGCCGACGGCGAGCACGACCGCGGCCGGCAGCGCCATCTTCGCCGTCAGCCAGCGCAGCGGACCGACCGACTGGGACAGCACAGGCTTGTGGGTGCCGGCCTCCAGCTCCCGGGCGATCAGCGGGGCGCCGAGGAACAGACCTACCAGCGCGGGCAGCAGCACCAGGCCCGCCTCGGCCAGTTTCAGCGACGAGCCGTAGGCGCCGCGGAAGGCGGTGACCGCGTCCTGGGTGCCCGAGCAGCGCGCGACGAGCGAGATCTGCGAACAGCCGGCGATGTGGTGCGCGTCGATGAACCCGGCCATCCGGCCGCGCAGCACCGCGCACCAGACCGCGCCGCCGACCGCCGCGGCGAGCAGCACGCCGAAGACCAGCCGGTGCTGGCGCCACACCAGCCAGACGAGGCCGCCCAGCGGTCCGCGGCCGCCCGTGGCGCGGGGGTGCTCCGGTGTGTCCGCGGTGCGCCCGTGCCCGCTCGCCCCGAGGTGTGCCGTGCTGGTCATGCCGCCGCTCCCTTGCCGCTGTGATGGTCGTGCCGTGTGCGTTCCGTGCTGCGCGGCGGGCTCTCCCGGCCACCCGGCAGCCCCGCCGGGCGGGGCGGTCCGTTGCGCGGCATGCCGGGGATGCCGGGCTTGTGGCCGGGCCGGCGGCGCGGCGGCGCGGAGACCGGCTCCGCGCTCGGCGCGATCAGCTCGGGTGCGCCGGGCGCGCGGAGATAGGCGAGCAGAAGTTCCTCCAGGGACGGTTCCGCGGTCTCCCAGGGCCCGGGGGCGACCCGCCCGTCCCGCCGTACGAGCGCGGTGAAGCCCGGCCCGGACAGCTGCGCCTCGACGACCGGGTGCGCGGCGACCTCCGGCGGCAGCCCCGGCCCCCGGCGCCGCCCCATCACCAGGGCGTGCGCCCCGATGACGTCATCGACCTCGCCCGCGAGCCGGACCCGGCCGCCGCCCAGCACCAGCAGATAGTCACAGACCCCGTCCAGCTCGGCGAGCAGGTCCGACGACAGCACGACGGTGGTGCCGTGCTCGGCCGCCTCGGCCAGCAGCAGCGCCGCGATCCGGTGCCGTACGAGCGGGTCGAGGTCGGCCAACGGCTCGTCGAGCAACAGGAGTTCGGGGCGCTTGGCGAAGGCGAGGGCGAGCGCGAGGCGGGTGCGCTGCCCGCCGGAGAGGGTGCCGACACGGGCACCGAGGGGGATCTCGCCGTCGTGGACGAGCCGCTCGGCGTACCGCCCGCTCCAGCGGCCGGGGTTGAGCGCGCGGCCCAGCTCCAGCGTCTCGGCGACGGTCAGCCGGCGGTAGAGCGGCTTGTCCTGGGCGAGATGGGCGATCACGGGGCGGGCCGGGGCGGTGGCGGGGGTCCCGCCGCAGACCCGTATCGAGCCCTCGCTGGGGCGGGTCAGCCCGGCGGCCAGCGAGAGCAGGGTGCTCTTGCCGGCGCCGTTCGGTCCGACCAGTGCGCAGATGCGGCCGGCCGGCAGCCGGAAGGTGCAGTCGCGCAGTGCCCAGCGGCGGCGGTAGCGCTTGCCGAGGCCGATCGCCTCGATGGCGGTGCGCCCCGAGGCCCGGCCGGCCCCTTCGCCCCTGGTCATCGGCCGCATCGCCGCCCCCCTCTGATGCATTCCACTAATTAAGTAGTGAAAGGGTGAGGGAAGTGGGCTGCACCTGTCAACCTCCACTGCGTACGCTGCCCGCGTGCCCCTGCCATCCGTGCCCGTGAGGCCACCGCTGCCGTACACGCCCGACTACCCGATACGCACCGAACGCCTGGATCTGCGCCCCGTCACCCACGACGACCTCGCGGCGATCCACGCCTACCAGCGCCTCCCCGAGGTCTGCCGCTACCTCTACTGGGGACCGCTCGACGAGGCCGGTTCCCGGGCCTCCGTCGCCGCCAAGACCACCCGCACCACGCTGCGCGAGTCCGGCGACGTCCTCCAGCTCGCCGTCGTGGTCCGGGCGAGCGGCGTCCTGGCCGGCGATGTCACCTTCGTCTGGAAGAGCCGTGAGCACCGCCAGGGCGGTATCGGCTACGTCTTCCACCCCGGCCACGCCGGCCACGGCTACGCGACCGAGGCGAGCCGGGCGCTGCTGCGGCTCGGCTTCGAGGAGCTGGGGCTGCACCGCATCCAGGCGGAGCTGGACGGGCGCAACACCGCCTCGGCGCGGCTCCTCGAACGGCTGGGGATGCGCCGCGAGGGCCATCTGCGGGAGAACGAGTTCCTCGACGGGGAGTGGGCCGACGAGGTCGTCTACGCGATGCTGGCGCGCGAGTGGCGGGCGCGGCAGCAGCCCGGACCCGGGCGGTGAGGAGCGGGGCGGGCCGCCGTGGGCCCGCCCCGTGAGGTGTCCTCAGCGGCCCGCTCCCGCGGGCCCGGCGCGCTCACGTCTCCGAGCGGTACATCAGATCCGTCTCATGGGTGGCGAACCCCATCCGCTCGTACACACTGACCGCCGCGGCATTGTCCGCGTCCACGTAGAGCATCGCCGTCGGCAGCCCCTCGGCGGCCAGATGACGCAGCCCGACCGAGGTCAGCGCCTTGCCCAGGCCACCGCCCTGCGCGCCCGGACGGACCCCGAGGACATAGACCTCACCGAGCCCCTCGTCGACGTGCACCTTGGTCCAGTGGAAGCCGACCAGCCGCCCCGCCTTCTCCGCCAGGAAGAACCCCTTGGGGTCGAACCACGCCGCGGCCTTGCGGTCGTCCAGGTCGCGCTGGACCAGTGAGCCCTGCTCCGGGTGGTGCGCGAACGCCTCCGCGTTCACCTCCAGCCAGGCCGCGTCATCGGTACCCGGCTGGAAGGTCCGTACGGTCACCCCCTCGGGGAGCACCGGCTCCGGCAGCTCCAGATCCGTCAGCGGGCGCCGCATCTGCCGCAGCTCCCGGAACATCGTCAGCCCCAGGGTCTGGGCGAGGTGCCGGGCGGCCGGATGCCCGCCGTGCGCCCAGACCCGCAGCCGGCGCCCGGACTGCTCCAGCAGCTCGCCGCCCAGCGCCCGGCCGTGCCCGCGGCCGCGGTGCCCGGGGTGCACCACCAGCTCGGCGGCCGGCGCCTCCACCGGGTCGGTGTCCTCCAGCTGCCCGTAGGCGACCAGTTCCTCGCCCTCGGCCTCGTCGCCGGGTACGTACACCAGCACATGGCGCACGCCGGGGCGCCGGCCCCCGCGCAGCTGCAGCCGCCCCTGCTCGGACACGGCGGGCTGTCCGTCCGTCCGTGCGGCCCGCTCGATCAGATCGACGACGGCCGCGGACGTCTCCGGCGCGACCTCGTCGACCACCTGGATCCTGCGGCCGACCCGGCCCATCTCCTGTGCAGCGTCAGTCATGTGTGAAGCGTACGACCCTGCCGGGTTCCCCGAGGGGTACCACCCGCGCACCCCGCCCCTGACCCGCAACCAGGTCGTCACCTGTTCCCCCTGTTGCGCTACGCGCGTCGACAATAAGCTGCCGTCCGCTCAGGACCATCCAGGAGGGGAACACATGCCAGCGAGACCGCAACGGCGCCGCACCATCAGCAGATTGACGATCGGCGCCGCCGTACTGGCCGCGGCCGCCACGGTCACCGCCGCCGCCCTGCCGGCCGGCGCCGACACCGGCCACGGCGCACACGCCGGCCGCACCGTCGAGGTGCAGCTGCTCTCCTTCAACGACTTCCACGGCAACCTCGAACCGCCGCAGGGCTCCTCCGGCACCGTCGAGGAGCTCCAGCCGGACGGCAGCAAGAAGAACATCACGGCGGGCGGCGTCGAGTACCTCGCCCAGTCGCTGCGCACGGCCCGTAAGGGTCACCCCTACTCCGTCACCGCGGCGGCCGGCGACCTGGTCGGCGCCAGCCCGCTGCTGTCGGGGCTGTTCCACGACGAGCCGACCATCGAGGCGATGAACAAGCTGGGCCTCGACGTCACCTCCGTCGGCAACCACGAATTCGACGAGGGCCGGGCGGAACTGACGCGCCTGCAGAACGGCGGCTGCCACCCCAAGGACGGCTGCTACGAGAAGGGCAAGAAGTTCCGGGGCGCCGGCTTCCCGTACCTCGCCGCCAACGTCACGGACGAGAAGAGCGGAAAGCCGCTGCTCAAGCCGTACACCGTCTGGAAGCACAAGGGCGTCAAAATCGGCTTCATCGGCGTGACGCTGGAGGGCACCCCGAACGTCGTCAGCGCCAACGGCGTCAAGGGCCTGAAGTTCCACGACGAGGTCGAGACGATCAACAAGTACGCCAAGGTCCTCAACCACCAGGGCGTGAAGGCGATCGTCGCCCTCATCCACGAAGGCGGCCTGCCCGCCTCCACCTCGTACAACTACCACTGCGACAGCCCCGGCCCCGGTGACGGCATCTCCGGCCCGATCACCGACATCGCCAAGCACGTCACCCCGAAGGTCGACGCGCTGGTCACCGGCCACACCCACCAGGCCTACGCCTGCACCATCCCGGACCCCTCCGGCCGGCCCCGCACCGTCACCTCCGCGGCGTCCTACGGCAAGCTCTACACCGACACCACGCTGACCTATGACCGCCGCACCCAGGACATCGTGCGCACCCGCGTCAAGGCGCCCGGCGCGGTCAACCACGTCGTCGACCGCACCCAGCCCAAGGCCGCGGACATGACGTCGCTGATCGCCCGCTGGAACAAGCTGGCCGCCCCGGTCGCGAACCGCCCCGTCGGCCACATCTCCGCCGACATCGCGGGCCGCGGCGCCGAGGCCCCCGAGTCACCGCTCGGCGACGTCATCTCCGACGCCCAGCTGGAGGCCACCAAGGCCGCCGACAAGGGCGGCGCCCAGCTCGCCCTGATGAACCCCGGCGGCATCCGCTCCGACCTCGCCTTCAAGGCCTCCGGCCCGGAGGGCGACGGCGTGGTCACCTACGGCGAGGCGTTCACCGTCCAGCCCTTCACCAACATGATGAACGTCGTCGACCTCACCGGCGCCCAGCTCCTGACCGCACTCCAGCAGCAGGTCAGCGGCCCCAACGAGGCCTCCCCGAAGATCCTCCAGGTCTCCAGGGGCCTGACCTACACCCTGGACATGAAGAAGTCCGGCGCGGACCGCCTCGTCAAGGACTCGGTGAAGCTGGACGGCACCGCCCTCGCCCCGGACAGGACCTACCGCGTCGCGATGAACGAGTTCCTGGCCGGCGGCGGCGACGGCTTCCCCGTCTTCAAGGACGCCAAGAACAAGTACGTCGGCCCCTCCGACCTGGACGCCCTCACCACCTACCTGACCGCACACTCCTCGGCATCCACCCCCCTGACCCCGCCGAAGGCGGACCGGATCACGGTGGTGAAGTAGCCCCGGCTCCGCCCCTTCACCGCGCCCCCGCTCCGGCCGTGTGCTGGGGCGGGGGCGCGGGTCGTGAGTGGGCCTCACGCGGTACAGACGAGCATTCCGCCAAGACACCCGATCTCGAACGCGCCGTTCCTCTCGATGTGCTCCGTCACGATCTCCCGGGCCCGCTCCACCGTCTCCTCGAACGGGACCGCATGCTGATCGGCCCACGCGCGATACGACTTCATGTGCGCGATGACCGGCTCGGGACTGCGCACGGCGATGGTTCCCGGCAGCTCAATCGTCTCGACCGTGCCGAACGCCGCGCCGAGCAGGTCCGATGCCCGCTCCAGTGGGAAGCGGGCACTCAGCGAAATCCTGGCCGGTCCCTTCTCCACACCGAGCACATCGCCCGCGGAACGCTCCCACAGACGGTCGAGTTCCGCTTTGTCCCGGGCACTGTTGGTGGACGCCACCACCACTCCGCCCGGTGTGACGACTCGGGCGAGTTCCTTGATCGCCGCCGGAATGTCCTCGACGTGGT belongs to Streptomyces sp. NBC_01454 and includes:
- a CDS encoding GNAT family N-acetyltransferase; its protein translation is MPLPSVPVRPPLPYTPDYPIRTERLDLRPVTHDDLAAIHAYQRLPEVCRYLYWGPLDEAGSRASVAAKTTRTTLRESGDVLQLAVVVRASGVLAGDVTFVWKSREHRQGGIGYVFHPGHAGHGYATEASRALLRLGFEELGLHRIQAELDGRNTASARLLERLGMRREGHLRENEFLDGEWADEVVYAMLAREWRARQQPGPGR
- the mshD gene encoding mycothiol synthase, translated to MTDAAQEMGRVGRRIQVVDEVAPETSAAVVDLIERAARTDGQPAVSEQGRLQLRGGRRPGVRHVLVYVPGDEAEGEELVAYGQLEDTDPVEAPAAELVVHPGHRGRGHGRALGGELLEQSGRRLRVWAHGGHPAARHLAQTLGLTMFRELRQMRRPLTDLELPEPVLPEGVTVRTFQPGTDDAAWLEVNAEAFAHHPEQGSLVQRDLDDRKAAAWFDPKGFFLAEKAGRLVGFHWTKVHVDEGLGEVYVLGVRPGAQGGGLGKALTSVGLRHLAAEGLPTAMLYVDADNAAAVSVYERMGFATHETDLMYRSET
- a CDS encoding bifunctional metallophosphatase/5'-nucleotidase, which encodes MPARPQRRRTISRLTIGAAVLAAAATVTAAALPAGADTGHGAHAGRTVEVQLLSFNDFHGNLEPPQGSSGTVEELQPDGSKKNITAGGVEYLAQSLRTARKGHPYSVTAAAGDLVGASPLLSGLFHDEPTIEAMNKLGLDVTSVGNHEFDEGRAELTRLQNGGCHPKDGCYEKGKKFRGAGFPYLAANVTDEKSGKPLLKPYTVWKHKGVKIGFIGVTLEGTPNVVSANGVKGLKFHDEVETINKYAKVLNHQGVKAIVALIHEGGLPASTSYNYHCDSPGPGDGISGPITDIAKHVTPKVDALVTGHTHQAYACTIPDPSGRPRTVTSAASYGKLYTDTTLTYDRRTQDIVRTRVKAPGAVNHVVDRTQPKAADMTSLIARWNKLAAPVANRPVGHISADIAGRGAEAPESPLGDVISDAQLEATKAADKGGAQLALMNPGGIRSDLAFKASGPEGDGVVTYGEAFTVQPFTNMMNVVDLTGAQLLTALQQQVSGPNEASPKILQVSRGLTYTLDMKKSGADRLVKDSVKLDGTALAPDRTYRVAMNEFLAGGGDGFPVFKDAKNKYVGPSDLDALTTYLTAHSSASTPLTPPKADRITVVK
- a CDS encoding class I SAM-dependent methyltransferase gives rise to the protein MTDHSTEHDAAVTDRAILAGSAYNTGRHLSARQSIYQWQTPRYDLPGIVVERLRRTRGTVVDVGCGNGRFIERLRRDRPDLRLLGLDVSLGILAGVPRPVAVADAAHLPLASAGVDGALALHMLYHVEDIPAAIKELARVVTPGGVVVASTNSARDKAELDRLWERSAGDVLGVEKGPARISLSARFPLERASDLLGAAFGTVETIELPGTIAVRSPEPVIAHMKSYRAWADQHAVPFEETVERAREIVTEHIERNGAFEIGCLGGMLVCTA
- a CDS encoding RNA degradosome polyphosphate kinase — translated: MNQQPSAQAQVQPETSTPKPPKAAAPSAQPSVGSIAAHRPQAVRGTVPGLEPDLDADPDAYEDSGVVGVDGEELPGDRFLDRERSWLAFNERVLELAEDPATPLLERANFLAIFASNLDEFFMVRVAGLKRRIATGVATRSASGLQPREVLDLIWTRSRELMARHAACFQQDVAPELADQGIHLIRWPELTEKEQARLFTLFRQQIFPVLTPLAVDPAHPFPYISGLSLNLAVVVRNPVSGHDHFARVKVPPLLSRFLEASPQRYVPIEDVIAAHLEELFPGMEVRAHHMFRVTRNEDLEVEEDDAENLLQALEKELMRRRFGPPVRLEVEESIDPAVLDLLVQELKISDAEVYPLPGPLDLTGLFGIGALDRPELKYPKFVAGTHRDLAEVESASAPDIFAALRARDVLLHHPYDSFSTSVQAFLEQAAADPDVLAIKQTLYRTSGDSPIVDALIDAAESGKQVLVLVEIKARFDEQANIKWARKLEESGCHVVYGLVGLKTHCKLSLVVRQEGEMLRRYSHVGTGNYHPKTARLYEDLGLLTADPQVGADLSDLFNRLSGYSRRETYRRLLVAPKSLRDGLIQRITTEIAHQRAGRAAYVRIKVNSMVDEAVIDALYRASQAGVPVDILVRGICALRPGVPGLSENIRVRSILGRFLEHSRVFAFGNGGEPEVWLGSADMMHRNLDRRIEALVRVADPAHRVALNRLLETGTSDATSSWHLGPDGDWTRHAADADGAPLRNIQEMLIDARRRRRGPAT
- a CDS encoding ABC transporter permease produces the protein MTSTAHLGASGHGRTADTPEHPRATGGRGPLGGLVWLVWRQHRLVFGVLLAAAVGGAVWCAVLRGRMAGFIDAHHIAGCSQISLVARCSGTQDAVTAFRGAYGSSLKLAEAGLVLLPALVGLFLGAPLIARELEAGTHKPVLSQSVGPLRWLTAKMALPAAVVLAVGTLLSAAYTWLWQVGGDEVSGAYWYSTLGFNSLGPVPVAYSLLGLAIGTLTGLLLRRTVVAMGVTLTATVLVQAAFIQLRPYLMPLTTTKFGTDEPTQVPDSSWLVGQGYYTTSGERLPELPCRPDQDFTGCLRRHHVAGQYMDHHPVSHHWPLAWTEAGIVLVAAVVLTVLAFRVMRRRHG